In Mytilus edulis chromosome 8, xbMytEdul2.2, whole genome shotgun sequence, the genomic window ggtaattaagataggcggggcttcagcttgtatacatcatactaagattttattggacgttatgtctgaggttaaggacacttaattttaaaacatcacatgacaaatacacttttttcttgtatgaggctgagaaactggccttcaacattaattgacttaatattgtttttataacatatcaatttaTTAGTTCAGTCAGTTATTTCCATGTCTGTCCTTCGATTATGCAACTCCAgaaaaatgggaaacaattgtattgaaaagagaaaatcgagtgcaccttttttttatgttagggtgtgtttgagatgaatattttgtcttgaaaatgtataaaacaagagtatttgatacatcatctcgcttcagactctatcattttatatagcaaagctacaggttgactttataacataaaaaaaaatcacagtactaaaagatgaaatataggggtcaagtgaaatacctatccaatggatcacaaaatcagagtaggtgtgttcgaatagttattttactaaaagtgcttgacgacagtctttaagttggatctcgggaaaaaaattgtcttccgtttctacgattgtgaaaatgaacagataatttcgacgaagtagaatcccgtctgtattgtatatttacaggtaaggaaacatgtgagaatatgtgtcatgtgatgttttaaaatttagtgtctttaacctccaacataacgtccaataaaatttaagtatgatgtatacaagctgaagccccgcctatcttaattaccatgcttgagcaaacattgatacaaacaaagcaagcaagccaaacaaagatttgtcttgctagcattaatgtaaaagctgtaatgacagattcatgcgtattgctatcaccggatttttacgaggagggtcacgcttaggtcactatgcatacggaaaatatgtaggtgaattgcttcctggcagcaagcaattgaaaataagtaaacctcttctaaatgtggacaaattaaagaattttcctcagaaaaaagtgtatgtacataagttgtataatgaaaactatccatttagttttaaaaaacatatgcatatttttttttaatttgaggtttcatatgactttaactttccctttttcaattttcaaaaacatGCCATGAATCATCCTCTgcatgattcttacaaagacctAGGCTACTTAAATGCATTGGTCAATATTATATACGCATTATGTTTACAAGAGTTACTGATGCAGCTTCTAATGGCCTCATGAttgtaaatcaaatcaaatcaaattaatttattGGTGTAAATTCCTATACAGAAATTATACTAGCTGACATttgcaaaatacaaatacaaaaacaaaaataaacaaacaaacaaacacaaaaaaacatattttctcaatgataagagatacatattttatatctaCATTGCCTGGAGGTGTTATTCATAATATATTATTAATTCAAGCTATTACAATAAGCTTTAATATTATTAAAGCTCTTAGCAAcattatgtttgctttaaatTAATGTTCAAATCATACATATCGCTTATTCCAGCTACACATACAGTACTAATGTCCAcatcattactttttaaaatgaaactaaacTTATCTTGTTCAGACATATGAACAAAAGATGGAACTATATCACTTTAATTACAAAAGAGTACATTTGTATGATTGTAGGTTTTACTGTTCATAGATTAAAACTTTTCCCTTTTGCCGAATGCTTTAATATCTGAAGCAAATTCTGTTACATAATTTGGTGAAATGTCagatcaggcgcggatccagaggggggggttccgggggttggaaccgccccttttttttggacgatcaatgcatttgaatggggacatgtaattggaaccccccccccccccccccccccctttttaaaatggctggatccgcccctgcagatTAACTTATTTTGTACACAGCGCTAGTGTGAAGTGAGTAGATGTGTGTGAACAGATTAATTACTTATATGATCATGTGACCAAAAGGTTAGAATTTGACTCAAAAATTAGTTTGACctttacatgcattttatattaaGAGTTTTATGAGGAGTTAAAGGTATTTACAATATTATATGTATAATGAGTGGCTTCAAGTTGAActgtttatgattttaaattgtttaaagaatcaaaatattttacattttttttcaagcagAATAAAAGTAACTTATAGTTCGATGTGAAACTAAATGCTGTCTTTTTTCTGTTCTTCACAATGGTTTATATGTAATACATCTTCCAAATATCTGTAAATGTGTCTTTAAGTTAAAAAGTTTTTCAAAAGCAGAGGTGGGCGGAGGGGGGATTGCCTTTCCTCCCCCTTATGATGCTACATTTGTGTTTAATGTTAACTTTTTAACAGTTCCACAAcaaatgttacttgtttaagtactAGTTAAGAACAacctattgaaaaaaaataatcatttacctaattttttaatattaaacatttctCTCACTTCTTGCAGTACTACAGACTGACTTAGTTATCTAAATTGGTATTCAGATGCATTTAGGAAAGCCAGACAGTGTAACTTCTctagaccttcaacaatgatagaCCATATATTTACCAGGTATGTTTTCTTATTAAGGCCCTTTGTGTATATCAAGTGTTCCTCCCTTTCCGTCAAGGGCGTGtcgctgattggacttcccaggtatgtttgcCGTtgagatccctttgtgtatatcatgtgttcctccctttccatctagggcacgtagctgattggatttcccaggtatgttttccgttgaGATCCCTTTgagtatatcatgtgttcctccctttccatctagggcgcgtagctgattggatttcccaggtatgtttgcCGTtgagatccctttgtgtatatcatgtgttcctccctttccatctagggcgcttagctgattggatttcccaggtatgtttgcCGTtgagatccctttgtgtatatcatgtgttcctccctttccatctagggcgcgtagctgattggatttcccaggtatgtttgcCGTtgagatccctttgtgtatatcatgtgttcctccctttccatctagggcgcgtagctgattggatttcccaggtatgtttgcCGTtgagatccctttgtgtatatcatgtgttcctccctttccatctagggcgcgtagctgattggatttcccaggtatgtttgcCGTtgagatccctttgtgtatatcatgtgttcctccctttccatctagggcgcgtagctgattggatttcccaggtatgttttccgttgaGATCCCTTTgagtatatcatgtgttcctccctttccatctagggcgcgtagctgattggatttcccaggtatgtttgcCGTtgagatccctttgtgtatatcatgtgttcctccctttccatctagggcgcgtagctgattggatttcccaggtatgtttgcCGTtgagatccctttgtgtatatcatgtgttcctccctttccatctagggcgcgtagctgattggatttcccaggtatgtttgcCGTtgagatccctttgtgtatatcatgtgttcctccctttccatctagggcgcgtagCTGATGgcatttcccaggtatgtttgcCGTtgagatccctttgtgtatatcatgtgttcctccctttccatctagggcgcgtagCTGAtgggatttcccaggtatgtttgcCGTtgagatccctttgtgtatatcatgtgttcctccctttccatctagggcgcgtagCTGAtgggatttcccaggtatgtttgcCGTtgagatccctttgtgtatatcatgtgttcctcccttccCATCTAGGGCGCGTAGCTGAtgggatttcccaggtatgtttgcCGTtgagatccctttgtgtatatcatgtgttcctcccttccCATCTAGGGCGCGTAGCTGAtgggatttcccaggtatgtttgcCGTtgagatccctttgtgtatatcatgtgttcctccctttccatctagggcgcgtagCTGAtgggatttcccaggtatgtttgcCGTtgagatccctttgtgtatatcatgtgttcctccctttccatctagggcgcg contains:
- the LOC139484297 gene encoding zinc finger protein 208-like; this translates as MRPPLEREAKHAFTKTLTENIPGKSHQLRALDGKGGTHDIHKGISTANIPGKSHQLRALDGKGGTHDIHKGISTANIPGKSHQLRALDGKGETHDIHKGISTANIPGKSHQLRALDGKGGTHDIHKGISTANIPGKSHQLRALDGKGGTHDIHKGISTANIPGKSHQLRALDGKGGTHDIHKGISTANIPGKSHQLRALDGKGGTHDIHKGISTANIPGKSHQLRALDGKGGTHDIHKGISTANIPGKSHQLRALDGKGGTHDIHKGISTANIPGKSHQLRALDGKGGTHDIHKGISTANIPGKSHQLRALDGKGGTHDIHKGISTANIPGKSHQLRALDGKGGTHDIHKGISTANIPGKSHQLRALDGKGGTHDIHKGISTANIPGKCHQLRALDGKGGTHDIHKGISTANIPGKSNQLRALDGKGGTHDIHKGISTANIPGKSNQLRALDGKGGTHDIHKGISTANIPGKSNQLRALDGKGGTHDILKGISTENIPGKSNQLRALDGKGGTHDIHKGISTANIPGKSNQLRALDGKGGTHDIHKGISTANIPGKSNQLRALDGKGGTHDIHKGISTANIPGKSNQLRALDGKGGTHDIHKGISTANIPGKSNQLSALDGKGGTHDIHKGISTANIPGKSNQLRALDGKGGTHDILKGISTENIPGKSNQLRALDGKGGTHDIHKGISTANIPGKSNQRHALDGKGGTLDIHKGP